The DNA sequence GAACCGCCTCTATAACCGGTGATGTTGAGACAGAAACGCTAATAAAAACCATTGAAGCGGCTGGATATAACGCTAAAAGTACAGACAATGCCAGCGACGAGACGCTACTCGATGAAAAAGAGAAAGCCGATCAAAAGTATTATCGACAACTGATCTTGCAGGTGTGGATCGGTTTAGGTTTAGGGATTCCATTAATGGCATATGGTCTTTTAGGGGGACCGATGACAGTCAATTCACCGATAGAGCGGGGTGTTTGGTTGGTCATAGGCCTTATCTGTGCTGCCGTCATGTATTTTGCAGGTAAACATTTTTATGTCGGTGCATGGAAATCTTTTGTTAATCACAATGCGAATATGGATACTTTAATTGCGTTAGGGACTGGCACTGCATGGTTATATTCAATGATTGTCGTTATTTATCCGTTGGCTTTACCTGAAATGGCAAGACATGTCTATTTTGAAGCGACCGCAATGATCATTGGTTTAATTAATTTAGGGTTAGCGCTTGAAGTCAAAGCGCGTGGTCGTACTAGCGAAGCGATACAGCGATTAATTGGCTTGCAGCCGAAAACCGCACGCGTTATTCGTGATGGAAAAGATATTGACATAACCATTGAACAAGTCTTATTAAATGATCTGGTTCGCGTTCGCCCCGGTGAATGTATCCCTGTTGATGGCATAGTTAACGAAGGAAAAACAACCATTGATGAGTCGATGCTAACTGGCGAGCCAATGCCGGTCAAAAAATCACAAGGTGATGAGATTGTTGCCGGCTCCATTAATAAAAGTGGATCTATTATTTTTAAAGCCACTCGCGTCGGTAAAGATACAGCGCTCGCACAAATAATTAAGATGGTTAAACGAGCACAAAACTCTAAACCGCCGATCGGACGATTAGCTGATATTATCTCTTCTTATTTTGTCCCCGTTATTATGATTATTTCAATTACTAGTGCATTGGTCTGGTTAAACTTCGGCCCGGAACCCAGTATTGCTTTTGCCGTTGTATCAGCAACAACAATACTTATTATTGCCTGCCCATGTGCATTAGGGCTGGCAACACCTATGTCTGTGATGGTTGGGGTGGGTAAAGCGGCGGAAGCTGGCATCCTTATTCGCAATGGCGAAGCCCTACAAAATGCTTCAAAAATCACCACTATGATCCTGGATAAAACGGGCACTATTACCTTAGGTCAGCCTAAAGTAACGGATATATATCGCGTTAATTCAATGGACGAAAACCAGATCTTGCAATTAGTCGCAAGTTTAGAAATCGGCTCTGAACATCCACTGGCAGAAGCCATTGTGGAATCCGCAAATGAACGAGGTTTACAAACAGATAAAGTCGAACATTTTAATGCTATTGCTGGCCAAGGCGTAGAGGGGATCGTTGGCGATAAACGTTTATTTTTTGGCAATCAAAAACTAATGCTTGAGCAAGGCATCAGTGTTAATAAAGAAGCTCAGGATGTGAGCCTGAAAATGGCAGGCGAGGCTAAAACTCCCATGTTTTTCGCTATTGATGGTGATTTAGCTGCGGTTATCGCCGTTGCCGATCCTATCAAAGAAGATTCTATTTCGGCTATCAAACGCTTACAAAAAAATGGTATCCGGGTAGTCATGCTCACCGGAGATAATCAGGCGACGGCAAAAGCGGTGGCACAAAAAGTAGGTATAACAGATTTTTTTGCTGAAGTACTACCGGACGAAAAATCACAAAAAGTGGCTGAATTACAAGCTCAAGGTGAAATAGTCGGTATGACAGGCGACGGCATTAACGATGCGCCGGCACTTGCGCTGGCTAATGTTGGTTTTGCAATTGGTACAGGGACCGATGTGGCGATAGAAAGTGCAGATATAACATTAATGCGCGGCTCTTTACATGGCCTTGCCGATGCCATCTCCGTGAGTAAAGCCACCTTGCGTAATATTAAACAAAATCTAGTGGGTGCCTTTATTTATAACGCAGCAGGTGTACCGCTCGCCGCGGGAATTTTATTCCCCTTCTTTGGACTGTTACTTAACCCTGTTATTGCAGGCGCGGCAATGGCATTTTCATCTTTAACCGTGGTCAGTA is a window from the Psychromonas ingrahamii 37 genome containing:
- a CDS encoding heavy metal translocating P-type ATPase yields the protein MSLSTSLKLPIEGMTCTGCASRLQAALNEIEGINAEVSFAAKSAEFTIDDSVDYDGTLKSIVILIEQKGYKTASSPEDDALNNSQSVAPSPTNKAPYDAQTKTQELLLEGVTCASCVGKIEKALNALPDVQQAQINFALRTASITGDVETETLIKTIEAAGYNAKSTDNASDETLLDEKEKADQKYYRQLILQVWIGLGLGIPLMAYGLLGGPMTVNSPIERGVWLVIGLICAAVMYFAGKHFYVGAWKSFVNHNANMDTLIALGTGTAWLYSMIVVIYPLALPEMARHVYFEATAMIIGLINLGLALEVKARGRTSEAIQRLIGLQPKTARVIRDGKDIDITIEQVLLNDLVRVRPGECIPVDGIVNEGKTTIDESMLTGEPMPVKKSQGDEIVAGSINKSGSIIFKATRVGKDTALAQIIKMVKRAQNSKPPIGRLADIISSYFVPVIMIISITSALVWLNFGPEPSIAFAVVSATTILIIACPCALGLATPMSVMVGVGKAAEAGILIRNGEALQNASKITTMILDKTGTITLGQPKVTDIYRVNSMDENQILQLVASLEIGSEHPLAEAIVESANERGLQTDKVEHFNAIAGQGVEGIVGDKRLFFGNQKLMLEQGISVNKEAQDVSLKMAGEAKTPMFFAIDGDLAAVIAVADPIKEDSISAIKRLQKNGIRVVMLTGDNQATAKAVAQKVGITDFFAEVLPDEKSQKVAELQAQGEIVGMTGDGINDAPALALANVGFAIGTGTDVAIESADITLMRGSLHGLADAISVSKATLRNIKQNLVGAFIYNAAGVPLAAGILFPFFGLLLNPVIAGAAMAFSSLTVVSNANRLRFFKPQDH